In Vanessa tameamea isolate UH-Manoa-2023 chromosome 19, ilVanTame1 primary haplotype, whole genome shotgun sequence, one genomic interval encodes:
- the LOC113399350 gene encoding DNA repair protein XRCC3, with product MDTLKDLLPTRLFEVLEKAGICTTKQIIILSVWDIKKLTNLFNDDIKLLKNILSNNCSPVSISGNSLEDKNVAVKTGCASIDKILKGGFRIGTLTEMYGESGSGKTQIALQTAVYCGTSGCVFICTEDLFPVKRFNQISQYVWHDIKDTECKKNIFIEHLTEAHELISCIRVRLPKLLKFNKISAVILDSVAAPFRCENTNYVQRAEELKELAILLLNIAQEYNIAVICINQVTACFTGSDDVLPTLGLVWSNLISCRLKLTKTIDYRELTIAFAPHLSNAQGAKFIITKNGIEDMENILINK from the coding sequence ATGGATACTTTAAAAGACCTTTTACCTACTAGATTATTTGAAGTATTAGAAAAAGCAGGTATTTGTaccacaaaacaaataattattctttctgTTTgggatattaaaaaacttactaatttatttaacgatgatattaaactacttaaaaatattttgtcaaacaATTGTAGTCCTGTTAGCATAAGTGGAAATTCTTTGGAAGATAAAAATGTTGCTGTGAAAACTGGCTGTGCAAGTATTGATAAAATACTAAAAGGTGGCTTTCGAATAGGGACATTAACAGAAATGTATGGTGAAAGTGGCTCAGGAAAAACACAAATAGCACTTCAAACTGCAGTCTATTGTGGCACTAGTGGATGTGTGTTTATATGTACGGAAGATTTATTTCCTGTAAAAAGATTTAATCAAATAAGCCAATATGTCTGGCATGATATAAAAGATACAGAATGTAAAAAGAATATCTTTATCGAACATCTTACTGAGGCTCATGAATTAATATCATGTATCAGAGTGCGTTTACCCaagttattgaaatttaataaaatatctgctGTCATTTTGGATTCAGTAGCTGCCCCTTTTAGGTGTGAAAATACTAACTATGTACAAAGAGCAGAAGAACTTAAAGAATTGGCTATCTTGCTACTTAATATAGCCCAAGAATATAATATAGCTGTTATTTGTATCAATCAAGTGACTGCTTGTTTCACTGGTTCTGATGATGTACTGCCTACATTAGGACTAGTATGGTCTAATTTGATTTCTTGTaggttaaaattaacaaaaacaatagatTATCGGGAATTAACTATTGCTTTTGCTCCACATTTATCCAACGCACAAGGTGCaaaattcataataacaaaaaatggcATAGAAgatatggaaaatatattaataaataagtga
- the LOC113399348 gene encoding L-threonine ammonia-lyase-like — protein MSRRHEDFDELCDPDNPQIIKYEDVLEASKRIKNFIKPTPCTPSHFQRESGINIFYKLETIQKTGSFKERGAINALTLLPKDNQKIGVVVASLGNHAMGICYYGQKLGIPVTVIMPTCVAAIKLQLCQNLGAKVIVQGSNLVDAQKYGRGYAKDKGISYIKRDYPNILCGYGTVALEILDQMPNMDAIIVPVGSGGLVAAVASVVKHVKPECLVYGVQSERLPTFYKSLEAGEPITLPYEPSIAEAIAMPYVGVNAFRNAQNLLDKMLLVKEDWIARAILHLVENERFVVEGAGASPLAAILGNLVPELKTKNVVCILSGGNIDAVLLGRSLDRGLAAEGRLIKFKVLIKDFASAYEQFMLLLAQGGYNLIRQFQDRIWVENEIYRVEIKAVCETRGLSHALELKRIVERAYPNACSFETEPFNDDRTCPCHAKSLKPK, from the exons atgtcaagACGTCAT gagGATTTTGATGAACTTTGTGATCCAGACAACccacaaattattaaatatgaagacGTATTAGAAGCTTCAAAACGAATCAAAAACTTCATAAAACCAACTCCTTGCACG cCGTCGCACTTCCAGCGCGAGAGTGGTATCAACATATTCTACAAATTAGAAACAATTCAAAAAACtggaag TTTTAAGGAACGAGGAGCTATCAATGCTTTGACATTATTACCTAAGGATAATCAAAAGATCGGTGTCGTGGTAGCTTCGTTGGGTAATCATGCTATGGGAATATGCTATTACGGTCAAAAGCTGGGAATACCTGTCACTGTGATTATGCCTACTTGTGTAGCAGCCATCAAGTTGCAGTTATGCCAAAATCTTGGCGCGAAAGTTATTGTTCAAGGTAGCAATTTAGTCGACGCCCAAAAATATGGCAGAGGTTACGCAAAGGATAAAGGCATCTCTTacataaa GCGCGATTATCCGAACATCTTATGCGGTTATGGGACAGTAGCTCTTGAAATATTGGATCAAATGCCGAATATGGACGCGATAATAGTACCTGTAGGTAGCGGTGGACTAGTGGCAGCAGTGGCAAGCGTCGTGAAACACGTGAAACCGGAATGCCTAGTTTAC GGCGTACAATCCGAAAGACTTCCAACGTTTTACAAGTCTTTAGAAGCAGGGGAACCCATAACCCTGCCTTATGAACCTTCAATAGCGGAAGCCATAGCCATGCCATACGTTGGTGTTAATGCATTCAGAAACGCTCAAAATCTGTTGGATAAAATG cTATTAGTAAAAGAAGATTGGATAGCCCGAGCCATTTTACACTTAGTTGAAAATGAACGCTTCGTTGTAGAGGGAGCTGGAGCATCTCCTCTGGCAGCTATTCTTGGAAATCTTGTTCCAGAATTGAAAACTAAAAA TGTTGTTTGCATTCTAAGCGGGGGTAATATTGACGCAGTATTGCTTGGCCGCAGCCTGGACAGAGGTCTTGCAGCTGAAGGGcgacttattaaatttaaa GTTCTGATTAAGGATTTTGCAAGTGCGTACGAACAGTTTATGTTGTTACTAGCACAAGGTGGTTACAATTTGATTCGTCAGTTTCAAGATCGCATTTGGGTTGAGAATGAAATATACAGAGTTGAG ATAAAAGCGGTGTGTGAAACAAGAGGATTGAGTCATGCTTTGGAATTGAAAAGAATTGTGGAGAGAGCTTATCCAAACGCTTGTTCGTTCGAAACTGAACCCTTTAATGATGACAGAACCTGCCCATGCCATGCAAAAAGTcttaaaccaaaataa